The proteins below are encoded in one region of Phytoactinopolyspora mesophila:
- a CDS encoding acyl-CoA carboxylase subunit beta, with protein sequence MTATEDGPDIHTTAGKLADLQNRIEEAVHAGSARAVEKQHARGKHTARERITMLVDEGSFVEFDELARHRSTAFGLEKNRPYGDGVVTGIGTVNGRQIAVFSQDVTVFGGSLGQVYGEKIVKIIDFALKTGCPLIGINEGGGARIQEGVVSLGLYGEIFRRNTHASGVIPQISLIMGAAAGGHVYSPALTDFTVMVDQTSQMFITGPDVIKTVTGEDVSMEELGGAHTHNTKSGNAHYMGSDETDAIDYVKALLSYLPQNNLDEPPTFEVSEPVYEITDHDRSLDTLIPDSPNQPYDIHRVIETVLDDDEFLEVQPLFAANIVVGFGRIGGHSVGIVANQPMHLAGTLDIDASEKAARFVRTCDAFNVPVLTFVDVPGFLPGTAQEWDGIIRRGAKLIYAYAEATVPLVTVITRKAYGGAYDVMGSKHLGADVNFAWPTAQIAVMGAQGAVNILYRRELAESDDPDTRRAELITEYEDTLANPYVAAERGYVDAVIEPSRTRSAVAQALRALRTKRETLPPKKHGNIPL encoded by the coding sequence ATGACCGCGACGGAAGACGGGCCGGACATTCATACCACCGCGGGGAAGCTCGCTGACCTCCAGAACCGGATCGAAGAAGCCGTGCACGCCGGATCCGCTCGCGCGGTGGAGAAGCAGCACGCGCGCGGGAAGCACACGGCCCGCGAACGGATCACGATGCTGGTGGACGAGGGCTCGTTCGTGGAGTTCGACGAGCTGGCCCGGCACCGGTCTACTGCGTTCGGGTTGGAGAAGAACCGGCCCTACGGCGACGGCGTGGTCACCGGCATCGGCACGGTGAACGGGCGCCAGATCGCCGTCTTCAGCCAGGACGTCACCGTCTTCGGCGGCAGTCTGGGCCAGGTCTACGGCGAGAAGATTGTCAAGATCATCGACTTCGCGCTGAAGACCGGCTGCCCGTTGATCGGTATCAACGAAGGCGGTGGGGCGCGGATCCAGGAGGGCGTCGTCTCCCTCGGGCTCTACGGCGAGATTTTCCGCCGCAATACCCATGCCTCCGGCGTCATCCCGCAGATTTCCCTCATCATGGGCGCGGCCGCGGGTGGGCATGTGTACTCTCCAGCGCTCACCGATTTCACCGTCATGGTGGACCAGACCTCCCAGATGTTCATCACGGGTCCGGATGTCATCAAGACCGTCACCGGTGAAGACGTCAGCATGGAAGAGCTGGGTGGTGCGCACACACACAACACGAAGAGCGGCAACGCTCACTACATGGGTTCGGATGAGACCGACGCCATCGACTACGTCAAGGCGCTGTTGTCCTACCTGCCGCAGAACAACCTCGACGAACCGCCGACGTTCGAGGTCTCCGAGCCGGTGTATGAGATCACCGACCACGACCGTTCCCTCGACACGTTGATCCCGGACAGCCCCAACCAGCCGTACGACATACACCGGGTGATCGAGACCGTCCTCGACGACGACGAATTCCTGGAGGTGCAGCCGCTGTTCGCGGCGAACATCGTCGTGGGATTCGGACGTATCGGCGGGCATTCGGTCGGCATCGTGGCCAACCAGCCCATGCACCTGGCCGGCACCCTCGACATCGACGCCTCGGAGAAGGCCGCGCGATTCGTCCGGACCTGTGACGCGTTCAACGTCCCGGTGCTCACCTTCGTCGATGTTCCTGGTTTCCTGCCCGGCACTGCCCAGGAGTGGGACGGCATCATCCGCCGCGGCGCCAAACTGATCTACGCCTATGCCGAGGCAACCGTCCCTCTGGTCACGGTGATCACCCGCAAAGCGTACGGCGGCGCCTACGACGTCATGGGCTCCAAGCATCTAGGTGCCGACGTCAACTTCGCCTGGCCAACAGCCCAAATCGCGGTCATGGGCGCTCAGGGTGCGGTCAACATCCTCTACCGGCGAGAGCTGGCCGAGTCCGACGACCCCGACACCCGGCGGGCCGAGCTGATCACCGAGTACGAGGACACCCTCGCCAACCCCTATGTCGCCGCCGAGCGGGGCTACGTGGATGCCGTCATCGAGCCGTCGCGCACCCGGTCCGCCGTGGCGCAGGCGCTGCGTGCGCTGCGCACCAAGCGGGAGACCCTGCCGCCCAAGAAACACGGCAACATCCCGTTGTGA
- a CDS encoding DUF3817 domain-containing protein has protein sequence MSDTAPGGLGTRDRATSAGSGSDQPFHRRLSPGAWFRVVAIAEAISWAGLLIGMLFKYVISDTEIGVTIFGPIHGIVFIIYVLVTLLVFRPLRWGPWTTVWALAASVPPLTTLVFERWAVRTGRLSPELRHS, from the coding sequence ATGTCCGATACCGCCCCGGGCGGCCTCGGCACCCGTGACCGCGCGACGAGTGCGGGCTCGGGGTCGGACCAGCCGTTTCACCGGCGGCTGTCGCCCGGCGCCTGGTTCCGGGTCGTCGCCATCGCCGAGGCGATCTCGTGGGCCGGTCTGCTGATCGGCATGCTGTTCAAATACGTGATCAGCGACACCGAGATCGGCGTCACCATCTTCGGCCCGATTCACGGCATCGTGTTCATCATCTACGTGCTCGTCACGCTGCTCGTTTTCCGCCCGTTGCGCTGGGGGCCGTGGACCACCGTGTGGGCGCTGGCGGCGAGTGTCCCGCCGCTCACAACCCTGGTCTTCGAGCGGTGGGCGGTGCGCACCGGCCGGCTGAGCCCCGAGCTGCGCCATTCGTGA
- a CDS encoding acyl-CoA carboxylase subunit epsilon, translating to MSDESMPLVRVIKGHPTDDELAAVVTVVSAKAAAAADQPAPARPSTWAAYWRTVRAPLKPGPGAWRASALPH from the coding sequence ATGAGCGACGAGAGCATGCCGCTGGTGCGGGTCATCAAGGGACACCCGACCGACGACGAGCTCGCCGCCGTCGTGACGGTCGTCTCGGCCAAAGCGGCTGCCGCGGCTGACCAGCCTGCGCCGGCCCGGCCGTCGACCTGGGCGGCGTACTGGCGTACCGTCCGCGCTCCGCTGAAACCCGGCCCGGGAGCGTGGCGGGCCAGCGCGCTCCCCCACTAG
- a CDS encoding DUF885 domain-containing protein, translating to MSESPQTAPGHPEAPTVDSIADQYVDELIRLDPYEATFAGVTGHDAESTDYSPDGYAERLALTKRTLTALDHAVARDERERVAGEALRERLEMTIATEELGLDRSLRNIASPVHSVREVFDLMATETDEHWAALTSRLRDVPASLDKYRHTLEADIAAGLLPARRQVEAVITQLNRVAAEGFFTDLVRPAPAAGRAELEKLAAAAAEAYARFASYLGSDIHGRARVDDHVGRDAYQVASRYFLGASIDLDETYEWGLAELNRIEGEMAEVSRQIVPGGSVDDAVAALDADPDRTIQGAEAFRRWMQELSDRTVAELNGTHFDIPEPIRTLECMIAPTQDGVMYYTGPSEDFSRPGRMWWSVPEGMDTFSTWKEKTTVFHEGVPGHHLQIAQVAYRREVLNRWQRLFCWISGHGEGWALYAEHLMGELGYLDDPADRLGMLDAQALRAARVVIDIGVHLQLDIPDEIVRRDGLPAGPWNADAAYEFLTRHTRESPEVARFEIIRYLGWPGQAPSYKVGERIWMAARQDAQKRQGDAFDLKAFHRAALDLGTLGLDPLQDALARL from the coding sequence ATGAGTGAAAGCCCCCAGACGGCGCCCGGCCACCCCGAGGCACCCACTGTCGACTCGATCGCCGATCAATACGTGGACGAGCTCATCCGGCTCGACCCCTACGAGGCCACGTTCGCCGGCGTGACCGGCCACGATGCCGAATCCACTGACTATTCACCGGACGGCTACGCCGAACGGCTCGCGCTCACCAAGCGCACCTTGACCGCATTGGACCACGCCGTGGCGCGAGACGAACGCGAACGCGTGGCCGGAGAGGCGCTCCGGGAGCGCCTGGAGATGACGATCGCCACTGAGGAACTCGGGCTCGATCGCTCTCTACGCAACATCGCCAGTCCGGTGCATTCGGTCCGCGAGGTTTTCGACCTGATGGCCACCGAGACCGACGAACACTGGGCGGCACTCACCTCCCGGCTGCGCGACGTACCCGCGTCCCTGGACAAATACCGGCACACTCTCGAGGCCGATATCGCCGCCGGTTTGCTCCCTGCTCGCCGCCAGGTCGAGGCGGTCATCACGCAGCTCAACCGGGTGGCGGCGGAAGGATTCTTTACCGATCTGGTGCGTCCAGCTCCAGCGGCTGGGCGGGCTGAGCTCGAAAAGCTGGCTGCCGCCGCCGCTGAAGCCTATGCCCGCTTCGCGAGCTACCTGGGTTCAGACATCCACGGCCGCGCCCGCGTCGACGACCACGTCGGACGTGATGCGTACCAGGTGGCCAGCCGGTACTTTCTCGGCGCGAGCATCGATCTCGACGAGACCTACGAATGGGGCCTCGCCGAGCTCAACCGCATCGAGGGCGAGATGGCCGAGGTGTCGCGTCAGATCGTCCCGGGCGGCTCGGTCGACGATGCCGTGGCCGCGCTCGACGCCGACCCGGACCGCACCATCCAGGGCGCGGAGGCGTTCCGGCGGTGGATGCAGGAGCTGTCCGACCGCACCGTCGCCGAGCTGAACGGTACCCACTTCGACATCCCGGAGCCGATCCGCACGCTGGAATGCATGATCGCGCCCACCCAGGACGGCGTCATGTACTACACCGGCCCGAGCGAGGACTTCTCCCGGCCGGGCCGCATGTGGTGGTCCGTGCCGGAAGGCATGGACACGTTCTCCACGTGGAAGGAGAAGACCACGGTCTTCCACGAAGGAGTGCCCGGCCATCATCTTCAGATCGCCCAGGTCGCGTACCGGCGTGAGGTGCTGAACCGGTGGCAGCGACTGTTCTGCTGGATCTCCGGCCACGGCGAGGGCTGGGCACTTTATGCCGAGCATTTGATGGGCGAACTCGGGTACCTCGACGACCCCGCTGACCGGCTCGGCATGCTTGACGCGCAGGCGTTGCGCGCGGCCAGGGTCGTCATCGACATCGGAGTCCACCTCCAGCTCGACATTCCCGACGAGATCGTGCGCCGGGACGGGCTCCCGGCGGGGCCGTGGAATGCCGATGCCGCCTACGAGTTCCTCACCCGGCATACCCGGGAGTCGCCCGAGGTCGCTCGGTTCGAGATCATCCGGTATCTCGGATGGCCGGGCCAGGCACCGTCGTACAAGGTGGGGGAACGCATCTGGATGGCCGCGCGCCAGGACGCGCAGAAACGTCAGGGCGACGCCTTCGACCTGAAGGCGTTCCACCGGGCCGCGCTCGACCTCGGCACACTGGGTCTCGACCCGCTCCAGGACGCACTCGCCCGGCTCTGA
- a CDS encoding Maf family nucleotide pyrophosphatase: MTRLLLASTSPARLATLRSAGIEPVVHPPGVDEDAFLAEAQTRFGPLTPVDVALTLARAKSEAVSATASGDILVLGCDSVLEFDKQHFGKPASPDEAIQRWQLMRNKTGVLHTGHWLVDVRPTVAGGTGGAIGSSASTRVHFADLSDAEIRAYVATGEPLRVAGAFTIDGLGGPFVSSLEGDHHNVIGLSLPLLRNLLADLGVAITDLWR, from the coding sequence GTGACGCGTTTGCTGCTCGCTTCGACTTCCCCGGCCCGGCTGGCCACCCTTCGCTCAGCCGGCATCGAGCCGGTGGTTCATCCACCAGGTGTCGACGAAGACGCCTTCCTCGCCGAGGCTCAGACCCGTTTCGGCCCTCTCACACCGGTCGACGTCGCCCTGACGCTTGCCCGGGCCAAGTCGGAGGCGGTAAGCGCCACCGCCTCCGGAGACATCCTGGTACTCGGCTGTGATTCCGTGCTCGAGTTCGACAAGCAACACTTCGGCAAGCCGGCCAGCCCGGACGAAGCAATCCAGCGATGGCAGCTGATGCGCAACAAGACCGGTGTCCTGCACACCGGTCATTGGCTGGTCGACGTCCGCCCCACCGTGGCCGGCGGCACCGGTGGCGCCATCGGCTCGAGTGCTTCGACTCGAGTGCATTTCGCGGATCTCAGCGACGCCGAGATCCGCGCGTATGTCGCCACCGGTGAGCCGCTGCGAGTAGCCGGCGCGTTCACCATCGACGGTCTCGGCGGACCGTTCGTGTCCAGCTTGGAGGGCGACCACCACAACGTGATCGGCCTGTCCCTCCCCCTGCTACGCAACCTGCTGGCCGACCTCGGCGTCGCCATCACCGACCTCTGGCGCTGA
- a CDS encoding GH1 family beta-glucosidase, with the protein MNAKNPRRFPEDFVWGSATASYQIEGAAAEDGRGPSIWDTFSHTPGKTLNGDTGDVACDHYHRLPEDLEHIAALGLDAYRFSIAWPRVQPGGSGSFNQKGIDFYSRLVDGLLERGIKPVATLYHWDLPQELEDAGGWPSRDTAYRFEEYAEQMARQLGDRIHLWTTLNEPWCSAYLGYASGVHAPGRTEPAAALAAVHHLNLGHGLAGRAIRSVLPGAQVSITLNLHVARPVDPSSVADVDAVRKIDALANRAFLGPLLDGRYPADLWEDTAHVTDWSFVRDGDTATIQIPLDVLGVNYYSTNLVRRWDGTGDPGAADGHGNAAGSPWVGASDVEFVRPPGPYTAMGWNIDASGMTELLVRIHREYPDLPQMVTENGAAFEDVVADDGSIHDPKRISYLHDHIDAVGAAMDDGADVRGYFAWSLMDNFEWSYGYDRRFGIIRVDYDTGQRTWKDSAYWYRDVIARGGLPAT; encoded by the coding sequence ATGAACGCCAAGAACCCGCGCCGGTTTCCTGAGGACTTCGTCTGGGGCTCGGCCACCGCGTCGTACCAGATCGAGGGTGCTGCCGCGGAGGACGGGCGGGGTCCGTCGATCTGGGACACCTTCTCTCACACGCCGGGTAAGACGCTCAACGGAGACACCGGCGATGTCGCCTGCGACCATTACCACCGGCTTCCGGAGGACCTCGAGCACATCGCGGCGCTCGGTCTGGATGCCTACCGGTTCTCGATCGCCTGGCCGCGGGTGCAGCCGGGTGGGAGCGGTTCCTTCAACCAGAAGGGCATCGACTTCTACTCGCGACTTGTCGACGGGCTGCTGGAACGCGGCATCAAGCCGGTCGCCACGCTGTACCACTGGGATCTTCCCCAGGAGCTGGAAGACGCGGGCGGGTGGCCGAGCCGGGACACCGCCTACCGGTTCGAGGAGTACGCCGAACAGATGGCCCGTCAGCTGGGAGACCGGATCCACCTGTGGACGACTCTCAACGAGCCGTGGTGTTCGGCTTATCTCGGCTATGCCTCAGGTGTGCACGCTCCGGGCCGGACCGAGCCTGCCGCGGCGTTGGCGGCTGTCCACCACCTCAATCTCGGGCACGGCCTGGCTGGGCGGGCGATTCGGTCGGTCTTGCCGGGGGCGCAGGTATCCATCACCTTGAACCTGCACGTCGCCCGTCCGGTGGATCCCTCCAGCGTGGCCGATGTGGATGCGGTGCGAAAGATCGACGCCCTGGCCAACCGGGCCTTCCTCGGTCCGCTGCTCGATGGCCGTTACCCGGCCGACCTGTGGGAAGACACCGCGCACGTCACCGATTGGTCGTTCGTGCGAGACGGTGACACCGCCACGATCCAGATTCCGCTCGACGTGCTCGGCGTGAACTATTACTCGACCAACCTGGTCCGCCGCTGGGACGGCACCGGGGATCCAGGCGCCGCCGACGGCCACGGCAACGCCGCGGGATCTCCGTGGGTGGGCGCCTCCGACGTGGAGTTCGTCCGTCCGCCTGGGCCTTATACCGCGATGGGCTGGAATATCGACGCCTCAGGAATGACCGAGCTGCTGGTGCGTATCCACCGGGAGTACCCCGACCTGCCGCAGATGGTGACCGAGAACGGTGCTGCGTTTGAGGATGTTGTAGCCGACGACGGTTCGATTCACGACCCGAAGCGGATCAGCTACCTGCATGACCACATCGACGCCGTGGGTGCGGCGATGGACGATGGCGCCGACGTGCGTGGGTACTTCGCGTGGTCGCTCATGGACAACTTCGAGTGGTCGTACGGTTATGACCGGCGATTCGGAATCATCCGGGTCGACTACGACACCGGGCAGCGCACCTGGAAGGACTCCGCCTACTGGTACCGCGACGTGATCGCGCGCGGCGGCCTGCCGGCCACCTGA
- the yicI gene encoding alpha-xylosidase: MKFTDGYWGLRPGVQALHPAEAYDVEPSDAGFTAYAPTRHIRHRGDTLNRPLATVRFSSPMAGVVSVRLTHHAGGVDRGPHFELPGAGDPDVSVHIDDDVAELTTGGLTARVRRGERWRVEFAAGDRLLTSSGPDGMGFMTTGDGRHHVVERLDLSPGDTVYGLGERFGPFVKNGQSVDIWNNDGGTASEQAYKNVPFHLTNAGYGVFVNHPGLVSYEIASEIVSRTQFSVEGHELEYFVIYGPTPKEILRRYTELTGRPPRVPAWSYGLWLSTSFTTEYDEATVSSFIDGMAERDIPLSVFHFDCFWMREFHWSDFEWHPRTFPDPEGMLERLKARGLKICLWINPYIAQRSRLFEEGKAKGYLVRRPDGSVWQWDMWQAGMALVDFTNPDARDWYAAHLRRLMDMGVDSFKTDFGERVPTDVVWDDGSDPTRMHNYYTQMYNQTVFDVLRERNGDGEAVVFARSATVGGQQFPVHWGGDCDSTFAAMAENLRGGLSLAMSGFGYWSHDIGGFENTPDPAVFKRWCAFGMLSSHSRLHGSSSYRVPWAFDDEAVDVLRAFTKLKMRLMPYLASAMREVQEHGTPMMRPMALEFPGDPATSHLELQYMFGDRLLVAPVMSQSGEVSYYVPEGTWTSLLDGSKVTGPRWVREAHGFESVPLLVRPDSVLPLGAVDDHPDYDYADGVTLHLYEIADGHDSVVMLPGADGGERARFHVSRSGRAVTIRAEFGNAPTRWNAVLVGHDSVAEAPVGTDELTLTL, translated from the coding sequence TTGAAGTTCACTGATGGCTACTGGGGCCTGCGCCCCGGTGTCCAGGCGTTGCACCCGGCCGAGGCGTACGACGTGGAACCCAGTGACGCCGGATTCACCGCGTACGCTCCGACGCGGCACATCCGGCACCGCGGTGACACGCTGAATCGTCCACTGGCCACAGTGCGCTTCTCCTCTCCGATGGCAGGAGTGGTCTCGGTCCGCCTGACCCACCACGCCGGAGGCGTTGACCGGGGGCCGCATTTTGAGCTTCCGGGTGCGGGTGATCCGGATGTGTCGGTACACATCGACGACGACGTCGCGGAGCTCACCACCGGCGGGCTCACCGCGCGGGTGCGTCGAGGCGAGCGGTGGCGGGTCGAGTTCGCCGCGGGTGACCGGCTGCTGACGTCGTCAGGCCCGGACGGTATGGGGTTCATGACCACCGGCGACGGCCGCCACCACGTCGTCGAGCGGCTCGACCTGAGCCCGGGCGACACCGTGTACGGGCTCGGCGAGCGGTTCGGTCCGTTTGTGAAGAACGGGCAGTCGGTCGACATCTGGAACAACGACGGCGGCACGGCCAGCGAGCAGGCATACAAGAACGTGCCCTTTCACCTGACAAACGCCGGATACGGGGTGTTCGTCAACCATCCCGGCCTGGTGTCTTACGAGATCGCCTCGGAGATCGTGTCCCGGACGCAGTTCAGCGTCGAGGGTCACGAGCTGGAGTACTTCGTCATCTACGGGCCGACGCCCAAGGAGATTCTGCGCCGGTACACCGAGCTGACCGGCCGCCCCCCTCGAGTTCCGGCGTGGTCCTACGGACTGTGGCTGTCGACGTCGTTCACGACCGAGTACGACGAGGCCACGGTGTCGTCGTTCATCGACGGTATGGCCGAGCGGGACATCCCGCTGAGTGTCTTTCACTTCGATTGTTTCTGGATGCGGGAGTTTCACTGGTCCGACTTCGAGTGGCATCCCCGTACCTTCCCTGACCCCGAGGGCATGCTGGAGCGGCTCAAGGCACGCGGGCTGAAGATATGTCTCTGGATCAACCCCTACATCGCCCAGCGTTCCCGCCTTTTCGAGGAGGGTAAGGCCAAGGGTTACTTGGTACGGCGCCCGGACGGCTCGGTGTGGCAGTGGGACATGTGGCAGGCCGGCATGGCGCTCGTAGACTTCACCAATCCGGACGCGCGGGATTGGTACGCCGCCCACCTGCGCCGCCTGATGGACATGGGGGTCGACTCCTTCAAAACCGACTTCGGTGAGCGGGTGCCGACAGACGTCGTGTGGGATGACGGCTCGGATCCGACCCGGATGCACAACTACTACACGCAGATGTACAACCAGACCGTCTTCGACGTGCTACGGGAGCGCAATGGCGACGGAGAAGCGGTGGTCTTCGCCCGGTCAGCCACCGTCGGCGGGCAACAGTTCCCCGTCCATTGGGGCGGAGACTGCGACTCGACCTTCGCCGCGATGGCCGAGAACCTACGTGGCGGGCTGTCCCTGGCGATGTCCGGCTTCGGTTACTGGAGCCACGACATCGGTGGCTTCGAGAACACCCCGGATCCGGCCGTCTTCAAGCGGTGGTGTGCTTTCGGCATGCTCTCGTCCCACAGCCGGCTGCACGGCTCCAGTTCGTACCGGGTGCCGTGGGCGTTCGACGACGAAGCCGTGGATGTGCTGCGGGCGTTCACGAAGCTGAAGATGCGTCTGATGCCCTACCTGGCCTCGGCGATGCGGGAGGTCCAGGAACACGGCACCCCGATGATGCGGCCGATGGCGCTGGAGTTCCCCGGCGACCCTGCCACCAGCCACCTGGAGCTGCAGTACATGTTCGGCGACCGGTTGCTGGTGGCGCCGGTCATGTCGCAGTCCGGCGAGGTCTCGTACTACGTGCCGGAGGGCACCTGGACGTCGTTGCTGGACGGCAGCAAGGTGACGGGCCCGCGATGGGTGCGGGAGGCACACGGCTTCGAGAGTGTGCCGCTTCTTGTCCGTCCGGACAGCGTGCTCCCGCTCGGCGCTGTCGACGACCACCCCGACTACGATTACGCCGACGGTGTGACATTGCATCTCTATGAGATCGCCGACGGACACGATTCTGTTGTGATGCTGCCGGGCGCCGATGGTGGCGAGCGGGCACGATTCCACGTCAGCCGGTCCGGGCGCGCGGTGACCATCCGGGCCGAGTTCGGGAACGCTCCCACACGATGGAATGCTGTGCTTGTGGGGCACGACAGCGTTGCCGAGGCTCCCGTGGGCACGGACGAGCTGACTCTGACCCTGTGA
- a CDS encoding carbohydrate ABC transporter permease, which yields MTPTQAEPRAAAPVESLPKRADRHHRGATRWLVLALLIAGAAVVLFPFAIILLNAFKSPAEYSTAGPLALPTELYLDGMINFWKQVNFGQKLWNSFMIAGSVAVLAVVVSLFNAYALGIGRVKGRLSIIVLFLIANMLPHEALIYPLYYMSNQVGLYNTQLAVILIFTVIQSAFGTYLLASVFGTFPKELLEAAALDGASKWQVLWRVVFPISRPTLSVLFVFFFIWTWNEFFIPLIFLISNDRQTVPVALGVLQGERLMDATTTSAAALLGVIPAVIFFLIFQRTLARGITAGAVK from the coding sequence ATGACCCCGACACAGGCCGAGCCACGGGCCGCCGCGCCGGTCGAGAGTTTGCCGAAACGGGCGGACCGGCATCATCGCGGGGCGACGCGCTGGCTGGTCCTCGCGTTGTTGATCGCCGGTGCCGCGGTGGTGCTGTTCCCGTTCGCGATCATCCTGCTCAACGCCTTCAAATCGCCGGCCGAGTATTCCACCGCTGGTCCGTTGGCACTGCCCACGGAGCTGTATCTCGACGGCATGATCAACTTCTGGAAGCAGGTCAACTTCGGCCAGAAGCTGTGGAACTCGTTCATGATCGCCGGTTCGGTGGCGGTCCTGGCCGTGGTGGTGTCGCTGTTCAACGCCTACGCGCTGGGCATCGGCCGGGTCAAAGGCCGGCTGAGCATCATCGTGCTCTTCCTCATCGCGAACATGCTCCCGCACGAGGCCTTGATCTACCCGCTGTACTACATGTCGAACCAGGTGGGCCTCTACAACACCCAGCTGGCCGTGATCTTGATCTTCACGGTGATTCAGAGTGCCTTCGGCACCTACCTGCTCGCCTCGGTGTTCGGCACGTTCCCCAAAGAACTGCTGGAGGCGGCCGCACTCGACGGCGCGTCGAAATGGCAGGTGCTCTGGCGGGTCGTGTTCCCGATCAGCCGGCCAACCCTGTCGGTGCTGTTCGTCTTCTTCTTCATCTGGACGTGGAATGAGTTCTTCATCCCACTGATCTTCCTAATCTCCAACGATCGCCAGACCGTCCCCGTCGCCCTCGGCGTACTGCAGGGGGAGCGGCTCATGGACGCGACCACCACCAGCGCGGCGGCGCTGCTCGGCGTGATCCCGGCGGTGATCTTCTTCCTCATCTTCCAGCGCACCCTAGCGCGCGGCATCACCGCTGGTGCCGTCAAGTAA
- a CDS encoding carbohydrate ABC transporter permease, translating into MSTPTQQRTRPPQGGRVTGKSPVYWLYLLPGGLLFSVIIVVPFVMNVGLSFASWPGVGDIAWIGFDNYTRLFADDTFWASFRNSIAMIIAMVIIPTSVGLLLASVLFDVIGKRFGGRAASTLRALYYLPQILPVAIAGIVMGWILRPQNGALNNILEAVGLGDLAQNWLGDPSTALPSVMAIMVWVQIGYPVVIFMAALQRVDPELYEAAEIDGAGWFRRFRAITIPQIKPETFVVALTCTIAAMKVFGPVFVLTRGGPGDATNVPSYFAYQNFFERANVGYGAAISTVLTLIIIVLSIVFIRFQARSERKERG; encoded by the coding sequence ATGTCTACACCCACGCAGCAACGAACCCGGCCGCCACAAGGCGGCCGGGTCACGGGCAAGAGCCCGGTGTACTGGCTTTACCTTCTTCCGGGCGGCTTGCTGTTCTCCGTGATCATCGTGGTCCCGTTCGTGATGAACGTGGGACTGAGCTTCGCGAGCTGGCCGGGCGTCGGTGACATCGCCTGGATCGGGTTCGACAACTACACCCGCCTGTTCGCCGACGACACCTTCTGGGCGTCGTTCCGGAACTCCATCGCCATGATCATCGCGATGGTGATCATCCCCACCAGTGTCGGTCTCCTGCTGGCCTCCGTGCTCTTCGATGTGATCGGCAAACGTTTCGGCGGGCGGGCAGCCAGCACCCTGCGCGCGCTCTATTACCTGCCGCAGATTTTGCCGGTAGCCATCGCGGGAATCGTCATGGGCTGGATCCTGCGCCCGCAGAACGGTGCTCTGAACAACATCCTCGAGGCTGTCGGGCTCGGTGACCTGGCTCAGAACTGGCTGGGTGATCCGAGCACGGCCTTGCCGAGCGTGATGGCGATCATGGTGTGGGTTCAGATCGGCTACCCGGTGGTGATCTTCATGGCTGCGCTGCAGCGGGTCGACCCCGAGCTGTACGAAGCCGCGGAGATCGACGGTGCCGGGTGGTTCCGCAGGTTCCGGGCGATCACCATCCCGCAGATCAAGCCCGAGACGTTCGTGGTCGCGCTGACGTGCACCATCGCCGCTATGAAGGTGTTCGGCCCGGTGTTCGTGCTGACCCGGGGTGGGCCGGGCGATGCCACCAACGTGCCGTCGTACTTCGCTTATCAGAACTTCTTCGAGCGGGCGAACGTCGGGTACGGCGCGGCGATCTCCACCGTCCTCACCCTGATCATCATCGTGCTGAGCATCGTCTTCATCCGATTCCAGGCACGCAGCGAGCGGAAGGAGCGCGGCTGA